In Kitasatospora gansuensis, a genomic segment contains:
- a CDS encoding substrate-binding domain-containing protein: MRSAANWWRSPGTVALATALVCLVVDGASPAAAAGARVSGAGSTTAYNQLDSWIYAIRPAGVTVDYDPQGATYGRANFRSGTTDFAVSELPYGIVDQGVTDPPPARPFAYLPVTAGAVAFPYNLVVNGRRVTDLRLSSAAVAGIFTRSVTRWNDPVIVADNPGLALPDLPIRPAVRSDGNATSFELTRWLAAEQPAAWDAHCSAVRGAPCGGTAYFPAAPGTVTALGSALSVAAFVANQANNGSIGYTNASYAAEARVPTARVLNGAGYYTAPTPGAVAVGLTAATVTPGEPVNLSGVRTGPDPRAYPLPVVSHLIVPTSEVGNFTAAKGESLGVLARYGLCHQGAAVASGDAPLAPGLIAAGLQVLPRIPGVPAAGPDPSACAAPSAAVIGNTPPPLPCDRLGAPACATDAPSGVVQRITVDLAPGALVVSVAGPPRVVLPQAALDPAGDWFRTGGPITPVTVTDTRPGNLAWSLSGQASDFAGPTASAVIAARHLGWAPAVLDRGTIRSVTPGPPVPPGTGLDTPRTLSTGTGPGTTRAGADLTLEIPTSTPPGTYTSVLTLTAI; encoded by the coding sequence GTGCGGTCAGCCGCGAACTGGTGGCGTTCGCCGGGCACGGTCGCGTTGGCGACCGCCCTGGTCTGTCTGGTGGTCGACGGTGCGTCACCGGCGGCGGCGGCCGGTGCCCGGGTGTCCGGTGCCGGATCGACCACCGCGTACAACCAGCTCGACTCCTGGATTTATGCGATCCGGCCCGCCGGGGTGACGGTCGACTACGACCCGCAGGGCGCCACCTACGGGCGGGCGAACTTCCGGAGCGGTACGACGGACTTCGCCGTCTCGGAACTCCCGTACGGCATCGTCGACCAGGGCGTGACCGACCCGCCGCCGGCCCGGCCGTTCGCCTATCTGCCGGTCACCGCGGGGGCCGTGGCGTTCCCGTACAACCTGGTGGTCAACGGGCGGCGGGTCACCGATCTGCGGCTGTCCAGTGCCGCGGTCGCGGGGATCTTCACCCGGTCCGTCACCCGGTGGAACGACCCCGTCATCGTCGCCGACAACCCCGGCCTGGCCCTGCCCGACCTGCCGATCCGCCCGGCCGTCCGGTCCGACGGCAACGCCACCAGCTTCGAACTGACTCGCTGGCTCGCCGCCGAGCAGCCCGCCGCCTGGGACGCGCACTGCTCGGCCGTCCGTGGTGCCCCCTGCGGTGGCACGGCCTACTTCCCGGCCGCTCCGGGCACCGTGACAGCACTCGGCTCCGCGTTGTCGGTCGCGGCCTTCGTCGCGAACCAGGCGAACAACGGCTCGATCGGGTACACGAACGCGAGTTATGCCGCGGAGGCCCGGGTGCCGACCGCCCGGGTGCTGAACGGTGCCGGCTACTACACGGCGCCCACCCCGGGCGCGGTGGCCGTCGGCCTGACCGCCGCGACCGTCACGCCCGGCGAGCCGGTCAACCTCTCCGGCGTCCGCACCGGCCCGGACCCGCGCGCCTACCCGTTGCCGGTGGTCAGCCACTTGATCGTGCCGACCTCCGAGGTCGGCAACTTCACCGCCGCCAAGGGCGAGTCGCTCGGCGTTCTCGCCAGGTACGGGCTGTGCCACCAGGGGGCGGCAGTTGCCTCGGGCGATGCGCCGCTGGCCCCCGGGCTGATCGCGGCCGGGCTCCAGGTCCTGCCGCGCATCCCCGGGGTTCCGGCCGCGGGCCCGGACCCGTCGGCCTGCGCCGCGCCGTCCGCCGCCGTCATCGGGAACACGCCGCCGCCGCTGCCGTGCGACCGGCTCGGCGCTCCGGCCTGCGCCACGGACGCTCCGTCAGGGGTGGTGCAGCGGATCACCGTGGACCTGGCCCCCGGTGCCCTGGTGGTGTCCGTGGCCGGGCCGCCCCGGGTGGTCCTGCCGCAGGCGGCGCTCGACCCCGCCGGTGACTGGTTCCGCACCGGTGGCCCGATCACCCCGGTCACCGTCACCGACACCCGCCCCGGCAACCTCGCCTGGTCCCTCTCCGGTCAGGCGAGCGACTTCGCCGGCCCGACCGCCTCCGCCGTCATCGCAGCCCGCCACCTCGGCTGGGCCCCGGCTGTCCTCGACCGGGGCACCATCCGCTCCGTCACCCCGGGCCCGCCGGTCCCACCCGGCACCGGCCTCGACACCCCACGCACCCTCAGCACCGGTACCGGCCCGGGCACCACCCGGGCCGGCGCGGACCTCACCCTGGAGATCCCGACCAGCACCCCGCCGGGCACGTACACGTCGGTGCTCACGCTCACGGCGATCTGA
- a CDS encoding DUF7158 domain-containing protein, with translation MTDRQAVLGLLDGRPLPRAELDRRLAVLRDGPRASALPRPGSAEDRQLTRWVAQVVLTEELCAAEAVARGLDPGAVAPVRLDQRAAVELGSIAAAAFEGSAAVRAVFEAVTAEVVASPGPALDHETMEIWQLSTPDGDFDADPATLPTVLAQDLLAAGPGRPVTVGPWTATLTGRKPAPAPPDRSTELLDCARRIAFVRWLDRARAERLTLVPGLEHPGDPAQPDNHHRH, from the coding sequence ATGACGGACCGTCAGGCGGTGCTTGGCCTGTTGGACGGACGCCCGCTGCCGCGGGCCGAGCTCGACCGCAGGCTGGCTGTGTTGCGTGACGGACCGCGCGCCTCGGCGTTGCCCCGGCCGGGCAGCGCCGAGGACCGTCAACTCACCCGCTGGGTGGCGCAGGTGGTGCTGACCGAGGAGCTGTGCGCCGCCGAGGCGGTGGCCCGTGGCCTGGACCCTGGTGCAGTGGCGCCGGTACGGCTGGACCAGCGGGCCGCCGTCGAGCTGGGGTCGATCGCGGCGGCCGCGTTCGAGGGCAGCGCGGCCGTCCGGGCGGTGTTCGAGGCGGTCACGGCGGAGGTGGTGGCCAGCCCCGGTCCCGCCCTCGACCACGAGACCATGGAAATCTGGCAACTGAGCACCCCGGACGGCGACTTCGACGCCGACCCGGCCACCCTGCCGACCGTGCTGGCCCAGGATCTGCTGGCCGCCGGACCCGGCCGGCCGGTCACGGTCGGCCCCTGGACGGCGACCCTGACCGGGCGCAAGCCCGCACCGGCACCACCTGACCGGAGCACCGAACTACTGGACTGCGCCCGCCGGATCGCTTTCGTCCGCTGGCTCGACCGGGCCCGGGCCGAACGCCTGACCCTGGTCCCCGGCCTGGAACACCCGGGCGACCCGGCCCAGCCCGACAACCACCACCGGCACTAG
- a CDS encoding AIM24 family protein has product MQSPLLAHTAGTGTDRFGLQNPQLLRVVLDGSSDVLARTGAMVAHVGKVDFTPWTPGNSRQRRERRQAADVLDLMRCSGTGTAYLANLAQHLHVLPLNGEPMVITNTYVLALDATLQWQTVSIENGDRIAGIGSHALEFTGTGSLVLMTSGRPLVLPVEPGQYVYGDADAVVGWSSGLEVQLLAQTSNTEAWRRRGTATEGWELSFTGKGYVIVQPSELLPPQRVPRG; this is encoded by the coding sequence GTGCAGAGCCCCCTCCTGGCGCACACCGCCGGCACCGGCACCGACCGCTTCGGTCTGCAGAACCCGCAGCTGCTGCGGGTGGTGCTGGACGGCAGTTCCGACGTGCTGGCCCGCACCGGCGCGATGGTCGCACACGTCGGCAAGGTCGACTTCACCCCCTGGACGCCCGGCAACAGCCGACAGCGCCGGGAACGTCGGCAGGCCGCCGACGTCCTCGACCTGATGCGCTGTTCCGGCACCGGCACCGCCTACCTCGCCAACCTGGCCCAGCACCTGCACGTGCTGCCGCTGAACGGCGAGCCCATGGTGATCACCAACACCTACGTCCTCGCGCTCGACGCCACCCTGCAGTGGCAGACGGTGTCCATCGAGAACGGCGACCGGATCGCCGGAATCGGTTCGCACGCACTGGAGTTCACCGGCACCGGAAGCCTGGTCCTGATGACCTCGGGCCGCCCACTGGTCCTGCCGGTCGAGCCCGGCCAGTACGTCTACGGCGACGCCGACGCGGTGGTCGGCTGGTCCTCCGGGCTGGAGGTGCAGCTGCTCGCGCAGACCAGCAACACCGAGGCCTGGCGCCGCCGCGGCACCGCCACCGAGGGCTGGGAGCTGTCCTTCACCGGGAAGGGCTACGTGATCGTGCAGCCCAGCGAGCTGCTGCCCCCGCAGCGGGTGCCACGCGGCTGA
- a CDS encoding TerD family protein, which yields MSRELAKASRVRVSELTSSTDLYLGVHIAGPGLTFDISCFGLDAEERLSDDRYFVFFNQPNSPEQSIRLLGAQQGDSESFAVALPHVPDTVHKLALTATIDGDGQMSQVASGYVRIVADGTEVGRYSFTGTEFSTERAVMLADVYRRAGEWRFAAVGQGFDGGLQALLENFGGEALEEDAPVAAIPAQSPAPDATLVAVPAQPTEPVPVGVRVSLTKYTELPESPGWVQQNDNLVRATLTKGQDVLALQGSMVAYQGKADFAYEASGMLRKLVGNLTGQPLKLMRVSGEGQVFLADEACDLHLVKLEGDSFCVGSDRLLAFDANLEYEVRRIEGEGLPNGGYFTLQLSGHGTLVVKTNGIPVLLPVTPVPETFVDIQALVAWSKGAQVITTAPVRIRRSSYAGHTAQSHSLQFRGAPGNFVVVQPFEV from the coding sequence ATGTCCAGAGAACTCGCCAAGGCGTCCCGGGTACGGGTCAGTGAGCTCACTTCGAGCACCGACCTCTACCTCGGTGTGCACATCGCCGGGCCCGGACTCACCTTCGACATCAGCTGCTTCGGGCTCGACGCCGAGGAACGGCTGAGCGACGACCGGTACTTCGTCTTCTTCAACCAGCCGAACAGCCCCGAGCAGTCGATCAGGCTGCTCGGCGCACAGCAGGGCGACTCCGAGTCCTTCGCGGTGGCGCTGCCGCACGTTCCGGACACCGTCCACAAGTTGGCGCTGACCGCGACCATCGACGGCGACGGCCAGATGTCCCAGGTGGCCTCGGGCTACGTCCGGATCGTGGCGGACGGCACCGAGGTCGGCCGGTACAGCTTCACCGGGACGGAGTTCTCCACCGAGCGGGCCGTGATGCTCGCCGACGTCTACCGGCGGGCCGGCGAGTGGCGGTTCGCCGCCGTGGGCCAGGGCTTCGACGGGGGCCTGCAGGCGCTGCTGGAGAACTTCGGCGGCGAGGCCCTTGAGGAGGACGCCCCGGTCGCAGCCATTCCTGCCCAATCCCCGGCTCCCGACGCAACGCTGGTCGCCGTCCCCGCCCAGCCCACCGAGCCGGTCCCGGTCGGCGTGCGGGTCTCGCTGACCAAGTACACCGAACTCCCGGAGAGCCCCGGCTGGGTGCAGCAGAACGACAACCTGGTGCGGGCCACCCTGACCAAGGGTCAGGACGTGCTCGCGCTCCAGGGCAGCATGGTCGCCTACCAGGGCAAGGCCGACTTCGCGTACGAGGCCTCCGGCATGCTGCGCAAGCTGGTCGGCAACCTGACCGGCCAGCCGCTCAAGCTGATGCGGGTCTCCGGCGAGGGTCAGGTCTTCCTCGCCGACGAGGCCTGCGACCTGCACCTGGTCAAGCTGGAGGGCGACTCCTTCTGCGTCGGCTCGGACCGGCTGCTGGCCTTCGACGCGAACCTCGAGTACGAGGTGCGCCGGATCGAGGGCGAGGGCCTGCCGAACGGCGGCTACTTCACCCTCCAACTCAGCGGGCACGGCACGCTCGTGGTGAAGACCAACGGCATCCCGGTGCTGCTGCCGGTCACGCCCGTCCCGGAGACCTTCGTCGACATCCAGGCGCTGGTCGCCTGGTCCAAGGGCGCCCAGGTGATCACCACCGCTCCGGTCCGGATCCGCCGTTCCTCGTACGCCGGGCACACGGCGCAGTCGCACAGTCTCCAGTTCCGCGGCGCACCGGGGAACTTCGTCGTCGTCCAGCCGTTCGAGGTCTGA
- a CDS encoding AIM24 family protein has protein sequence MQAQFLAGGGLGTHRPADTAARMSNHGKAICRVAVTAQTDVYAKAGAMVAYDGFLQYEAVSQTFRRALGEWASGERSPLLRWSGDGALYLADMGADVLNLHLDNEKLSINGSHLLALDATLECAVEKVKGVAMMAGTGLYNVQVSGTGWVSVTSRGVPVVLNCAEAETYVDPDALVAWTTGLEVRARRSMKLGSLVGRGSGEAMQLGFKGTGFVVVQPSEDTADRLKIRG, from the coding sequence ATGCAGGCACAGTTCCTCGCGGGCGGCGGGCTCGGCACCCACCGGCCCGCCGACACCGCGGCGCGGATGAGCAATCACGGCAAGGCGATCTGCCGGGTCGCGGTCACCGCCCAGACGGACGTCTACGCCAAGGCCGGCGCGATGGTCGCGTACGACGGCTTCCTCCAGTACGAGGCGGTGTCACAGACCTTCCGCCGGGCGCTCGGTGAGTGGGCGTCCGGCGAGCGGAGCCCGCTGCTGCGCTGGTCCGGCGACGGCGCGCTCTACCTCGCCGACATGGGCGCGGACGTGCTGAACCTGCACCTCGACAACGAGAAGCTGTCGATCAACGGTTCGCACCTGCTCGCCCTGGACGCCACCCTGGAGTGCGCGGTGGAGAAGGTGAAGGGCGTGGCCATGATGGCCGGCACCGGCCTCTACAACGTGCAGGTCTCCGGCACCGGCTGGGTCTCCGTCACCTCGCGCGGCGTCCCGGTGGTGCTCAACTGCGCCGAGGCCGAGACCTACGTCGACCCGGACGCGCTGGTCGCCTGGACGACCGGTCTCGAAGTGCGCGCCCGCCGGTCCATGAAGCTCGGCTCGCTGGTCGGCCGCGGCAGCGGCGAGGCCATGCAGCTCGGCTTCAAGGGCACCGGCTTCGTCGTCGTCCAGCCCAGCGAGGACACCGCCGACCGTCTCAAGATCCGCGGCTGA
- a CDS encoding MBL fold metallo-hydrolase — protein sequence MDKITFNTGVPATRPLDVRWIHGSASAKHNTDPDIQVYSYDEHTLILRQNMAVNYEAPFLYLLFGADRAVLIDTGATASAEYFPLRATVDALVEQWLATHPRAAYQLVVLHSHGHGDHTAGDGQFADRPDTVVVPADRESAWGYLGLAEDPSRIVPFDLGGRALECIATPGHHRAAVTYYDPHTGFLLTGDTVYPGRLYVEDWEAFTRSIDRLVSFTETRPVSHVLGCHIEMTTTPGDDYPILMTYQPEEHVLELTADHLRQIRAAIEEIGDKPGQHPYPDFVIYR from the coding sequence ATGGACAAGATCACCTTCAACACCGGAGTCCCGGCCACCCGTCCGCTGGACGTCCGGTGGATCCACGGTTCGGCCTCGGCCAAGCACAACACCGACCCGGACATCCAGGTGTACTCCTACGACGAGCACACCCTGATCCTCCGTCAGAACATGGCGGTCAACTACGAGGCGCCGTTCCTCTACCTGCTCTTCGGCGCGGACCGGGCCGTTCTGATCGACACCGGCGCGACCGCCTCCGCCGAGTACTTCCCGCTCCGCGCCACCGTCGACGCCCTGGTCGAGCAGTGGCTGGCCACCCACCCGCGCGCGGCCTACCAGCTGGTGGTGCTGCACTCGCACGGCCACGGTGACCACACCGCCGGGGACGGCCAGTTCGCCGACCGGCCGGACACCGTCGTGGTCCCCGCCGACCGGGAGAGCGCCTGGGGCTACCTCGGCCTGGCCGAGGACCCGTCCCGGATCGTCCCGTTCGACCTCGGCGGCCGGGCCCTGGAGTGCATCGCCACCCCCGGCCACCACCGGGCCGCGGTCACCTACTATGACCCGCACACCGGCTTCCTGCTCACCGGCGATACCGTCTACCCGGGCCGGCTGTACGTCGAGGACTGGGAGGCCTTCACCCGCTCGATCGACCGCCTGGTCTCCTTCACCGAGACCCGCCCGGTCAGCCATGTCCTCGGCTGCCACATCGAGATGACCACCACCCCGGGTGACGACTACCCCATCCTGATGACGTACCAGCCCGAGGAGCACGTCCTCGAGCTGACGGCCGATCACCTCCGACAGATCCGCGCCGCCATCGAGGAGATCGGCGACAAGCCCGGGCAGCACCCCTACCCGGACTTCGTCATCTACCGATGA